The Lepeophtheirus salmonis chromosome 3, UVic_Lsal_1.4, whole genome shotgun sequence genomic interval TTTTAGAGAATGTACACTCCTGTGATGAGTAGCACACACCATCTCCTCCAGAAACGGGTTGAGTAGtccaatgaaaataaaaagtcatttgtctgaataaatagttaaatcACTATCCATAAGGCATAATTTGATCTAATATCTTTGCAAAGTAGAAAAtaccaataattattatttatgtttataaaatttacgtATATTTACGTCAAATGATTGAGCGTGATCATTGATTACTTAAGTAATCCATTCTCTGATATATCTTGCCTCTAAGTACCTTCACTAGAACACTCATTTCTGTCGATcatgattcttattttttaaactatgataCGCTGAGTTATAAGACAAGATACACAAATTGCTGCGTTGTTTTTTCTCAGCTAACTCAAGAAgttattaactataattaattatattattataactattaagtTATTAAGTgcaaactcaaaaatgagacgtcgacaaactttgctaaattaatatagaagatatatAAGTAAGATAGGAATGAAAGATTTGATCATTTCTGATTCGGATAGTATATTTCAAGGATCatcataaatgattattttgataattaattataatgtttgtgcttttacataattgaaaatagaTTGATTTAGTATGtcttattcaaacttttttgttcataaacgtcacttgcaataaaaattatgattaaatacatacgcatataataatatgtattttaagacaaatataTAGTACAACCAAGGAAAAATAGAGAGACGGGAGTGGGGGGTAAATCGTCGTTTTATGAGAGAAATGGAGAACCAAAAAGTCttgaaattaaggaattataaacttttcaattgaataagtatttttttctgttaaatagAAGCCATTGTTAAGAAAGGAGATTAGTTATTGATGCAGGAATGCATactatttaacataaaaaaatggaataagtAATTGACTAGCGCAttagaaatatacaaattaacttTATCGAACGATtgtaatagtttatatatatatataaatatgtatataaatatcaatgagATGAAACAATCCATTGCATGATGGCTGTGTCACGTCCTCCACAAGATATGAGTCTCGAGTCATCGGATAAAAATTCTAACCGTGTCACTTGAGAACTGTGACCACCATTTACATGACATAAggactataaaataaaaaaaatgattatgcaaatgattaataattctATAAGATAAAAGATTTTACCTTTGGCTGAGTAACTGGATACGCAAATGTCTTGATTTTACCCACGTCATCTCCTGTAACGAGTAGTTTCTTGTTGTGCGATCGGGATGCTGAAACCAAATCTGTTCCATCAATACTTTCAGGCCAAACACCAATTGTATTAAAACTTAATATGCATGTCTGAGTCGCCCATTCTGTGTCTCTCATATCTCCTGGATTAGAAATTTGTCGACAGAGATTGGCATTCCCTAAAAAGCAAAATGAGTTATTAAAACATGAAGGTTatgatttcattttgaagacTCACAGTATAAAAGTTCATGATCTCCAGAATTGGATTGAATGTAGGTGCTGTCAGCGGACCAATCAAGGTGAGTAAGGAAATGTGAATGTCCCTATAAAAACAGGATCATTATTGTAATGTTAACAATTAATTCCATTAGTATCATGATTATTCTGAATTAAAGGCAATGTTATAACAATAAAGCTATGGTATGTAAGTAAAAGAACGTACCAACATGTTCAATGCTCCACTACTAGCTGTCTTTCTTCTACGTGAATCCCcctaattagtaaaaattaacaGAAATGTTAGGAATTACTTTATTAGTATACAATTTAAGTAAAAGGACTGAATTCGAATGGTAATgcgatttttttaaacctatacaCATTTTagcagttataaatatatatattaatggtggTAATTGTATATTGAGTTagaataatattagtaaatattttaactggACAACGAAATAATGACCGATAGAAACTAGCTGTACTTACCATGCATCTACCGAGgcgattgtattttttatagtcGTCCGAGACCTGATAGACATAAATTACATTATCTCGCGATCCCAAGGCAAGAAGTTTTCCATCAGGTGAAAAACGAACTGTTTGTATAGCTTCAGAGCCATCTTGATATAATCCATATACCTCCCGAGTTCTAGAGTCAATTACCATCCACTTTCCGCAAACCATTCCAACAAGGAGAACCTCTCCGTCATTTGAAAAGCATGCCGATTGGGCTTGTTcctattacatttaaaaaaagagaaataattcgTCAATAAGAGGATGGGAAATATATAACCAGTCCGTACCCCAGTATCACTACTCCATATCGAAGTATGAGATAAACTGTCCCAAAGATGTATTCTACTTTCATAATCCGCAGTTAAAAATTGGCTTTGTTGAGGATGAACAGCAAGAGCCCAAATTTCATCTACATGTCCCGTTACAATTTCATGAAAACTTAATTCAAACGTGCCTTGCAAAATTGAATTGCGAGTTGATCCAACAAGGAGTTGAGATCCTTTACCCTGGGAAATGGTTCTAATGGATCCCATATGTTCAGGAAGCTCAGCTTCCATTCCCGTACGTCTATAGAGAGAATCAAATTCTACTATGCGCCGATCTTTTCCACCACCAGTGACAATGGAACCGTCTTTAAGTACACAAATACTGAATATTGGACCGTTATGCACTTTCCTCAATGCCTTGGTTACCGCATTATATCCACGTCCCCAAACAGAAATATTTCCATTTGAGTCTCCCGTTAACAAATCTCCTGTGTAACTAAATGCTAAGCACGTAACATACTTGGGCTTATCCCTTTGATCAAATAAACCCGTTTTACGACTCAGTGTAAAGCCAGTGCTATCCAACTGCCAAAAATTGACATGTCCTTTCCCGCATGTAACAATTGAACCACCCTCCAATGGATGAAATTCCGCAGCGACGACAGTTTCGTTAGAGCACTTCGTTTCAGTGATTTTACTGCCTCTATCACTTCGTTGCCAATCCCAGAGGGATATGGTGTGGTCTGATGTTTCTTCAACGGCGAGCAAGAGGTTTCCCCCATCTGCTTTAGAGAACGAGACGCAACAAATCGATTTTTCAAAGTCTCCCAAGCCTAAGATATGAATTGTTAGCATACTAACGGAGTTCCATACACGGACATGAGGCTGGAAGAAATACAAACATGATTTCTCTATTGAGTaagtatttatgataaaaaatatttgttgatgcatttaattatttcatgtaatttgctaatataaaaagtaggtCAACAATTCTTACTTTTTCTATTATCAATACAAAAAACTACTTAAGCATATAAAATACCcttatctatatacataaaatggGTATGGAAGCattgttccttttttaaaaagaaaaataatataattccaaATTACCCTTCCATCTCGACGATCATGACCAGAGCTTTGACCCGTCGCAATTACCAATTTATTCGGATGAACGGCAAGACTGGAAAACAAATAAAGATGAATGCAATGAacgaaatacattatttttttgtatgtagaaaAGTCTTACCATTTAACATCCTCAGTGTGCCCTAGATAATGTCTTTGTGTCTGTTCTTCTGAATTATACAACACAACAACTGCCGCCACAAAGTAAATCATTTCTCCGGTAGGAAGAAGATACAAATTGGATCGTGCATCCCTTCCTCGATATCCATAAACCCACTCTAGCTTTAACTTTTGTGGTGGAGCAGGAGAGACTTTGGACAATGAATAGTATTCTGAGTAAGAAGATGGAACAAAGAGTTGAGTGGGACGTCCTCGAACATACATGCTGACTGATCCCTCATCAGGATTATAAACGGCATCTTTTGTtctatagatatttaaataagggaaacaaagtttaattttttatgtatatatataaaatattaatagattatGTGAATTTGATTTCATCCTCGATGTGCATAAATCTGCTCACCCATGCTTTGAATAGCGTctcatatatctcatatatGAATGAGAACAACCTACAATACCTCCTGTAGAACTACGAGAAATTGGCTTTGTCATGTCTATTGATGTTAAATGAATACTAAACGAAATCTTAATACCGAagcctaaaaaaataacatgcgttaaattatttttgaaagaagggCGCACATCTGACGTTTTCTATTATTATCTggtgattattataatttgggTGAGAAAATTATGCACACTGAGTCGGCAAAGAAAGGAATTCAAATGATTACAACGactgttatatatgtatatatatttttacccgTGTCTATGTGACCGATCAAGATTTTGTTGAGAGCCGAAAGGAGATCGTAAACTTAGTAAAGACCCACTGGGCATTCTCctaaagtaataaaaagataaattatattattaaaagctaCAATACGTATTATTAACACAACCTTTGGACATTGTTGGGACCAGGGGAATGATCTCTAAAGTCACTAGTTGAATTCCATTTCTTAGAATTAGTAAGATTGGTCATGGAACCCGATAAACTGGAGCTTCGATTGTTGTTGTGGTTACTGATGTGATTATGAGTTGACATGTGGTGAACATCTTGAGGGATTAGGGATTGATGAGGTCTTTGTGAAGGGGTTGAAAATTGTTTGacgttgatattattattattattattcttggatCGAATTTGGTTGTGAGTAGGGGACGGAGAAGGAGCAGGGCTCATGGAGTTGGAGCTATGACCGTCCGAATGTAATGAGCCCGTTGATTGATATAACGCAGATCTTCTaattatgtaagaaaaatacaaagaaataattaaagttaaaataagggatttcctttttaaaaataaataggaacaCATACAATTTAGaaacatacttatatatgttaGGGAGAGGCTGGTAcccaaaaaattcttaaaagttGCCAGATAACGTTTACCTTTTTTTGATACCATGTACGGATCTAATAAATCTAtctaatttaattgaaatatattaatatgagtaCAAAGCCGATGAAGTTTCTATGAAAAGTGacacaaaactataaaaattccaattttaggatttttgaatatatctcaacattttttttattaaatacatattttatacgcAATCTATGTAATCTATAACAtcagttcttctttttttaattcatttatgcaCTATTTAGGGggtgaattttaattttcatagatattgaattaaataaattataagacacattcaaaaactcaaaaatgaaatttatatacaaagtttTTAGTCCAAAATTTCATCGGCTTTCTGCTCtaggaaaatattaatatatttcaatgaaattacaATGTTCATTAGGTCCATACACAGTAGTATCATCAAAAAGCTTGTTTAGAGTAAGTCTTGGCATAAGCCTCACCCTAATGTGTGCATATAGATGTTGACATAGACTAGGGAAAcagataaattaacaaatagttAGCACAATTATTATCACTTAGCAgtattagatattattatacataaattggtATTAGGGATACATTTTTCCGGGGATTTATCCGAGGATTATACCTAAAGGATTCTGCATTTAATTACTTACttatctaaattttattttactttatatgattccctaaattaaatattaaatacacaGTTGCGAGAGTTGACTTTAAGCCTGCGTGTTGGGTTGcgtatttcacaattatacaacTCCCAGCTCTACCAAATATTTAAATCGTTCATCGTTTACTATTTAAggttctttgtttttgtttttcggattgggaaattaaatttaaaaagtgggATCTACAGTCTCTAAAAAAACTATCCAGTGAAAATTgtagtgataatgataaaatgtgACTGAGTAAGACTaccttaaaaattattcattcttcttgaagtataaaaataaatacagactTAAATTTCTCATTacgtattatttatgtatacgggataccattattaaaaaaaaatatttcctgggatcccactcaaaaaaaaattgcacggGAAATGAGAAATCCTAGTACCTCCTATATCCCTATTAGGgttgattatttaataggtcgttgtAGTGtcaacttctccctctgaagttaGCATTCTCGccaatctttggtgtaaattattttaaaaatccatgataaaataaatatatatgaattcaaatataattatcctatttacctacattaatgctattttaaatgttgaaggatCTCCTCTTTATAGTGGTAATTCATTCCCCCCCCCTCTCATGTCATAACAGGCAGAATCGCTCtccttttttccttacaaaaatgtcaagtCTACCCCTCATATATTCTcctattttgcattttatttttatcattaagacTAGTGGTATTTTTAGAGTCTACAGGTCctgcttttttaaaatttcgtaTCCCAATCCAATCTGCAACAAAAtaagtatgaataataaattataataaacaagcTAATATTTGGTGAATTACTTGTATATAAATCAACAAAACTTATGGACGAGTCCGTTCTAGAATATCTCTTTatgatggaacaaacaaatttattactataaaatgcagGATTTCCCGTAGGTGTAAAACACCGAGAAATTCTGGAAAAACGGAATCCCGAGAAAAAAACCCCAagtaataacataaatacatagaatATGTAGGAACAGCAggaacatacaaatatataatagaatgtTAAAAACGAGAATTGGTGCTACATAGAAACTCAAACTTGAAATGTTCacatagatatttaatatattttgaaaacgaagaggaaggaaaaataacaatatattaaagtGGGAATGGACAGAAAGAGtatgtgataaaataaatatgtgttagaatctaataataataataatcgtgAGTAAATATATAAGAAGGTCAAAAAGACCATCTAATAGTATTCCTTCTTCATGAGAACAATTtcgaaattatttaaattgtcaatcgacgtatttatgtaataatactaCTACATAAGTAAAGAGGCAGAGGGATGAGGCCGACGAGGATTTCAATGCCATCATATATTATGAAGGCGCATAAAGAGAGAGGTATGACTGAGTGacaagaccaaaaaaattataaataagaggTTGAAAAAACCTCATTCaacttgaaaaaaagtcatataatatcatattaaatttaagtaaattaaatccCCTATTTTCAAAGAATGGAGGGGGAAACAGGGTtacaatttccttttttcatacattttcaaatagcCTCCTATTGTAGTAGGTAGTTATATTTCTATAACACACTCagttattaaaagttatttggaCCAACTGATTTCGTTCTAGTGCCTCCGGCCTCGATCCTCCCCATCTACTCTTCagattgttatatatattacacatatcaacaaatttttgccCTTGGATTGATATGCTCTTGTGCTCATGTTCCTCAAGGAACATGAAAATGACCTTTATAGCCCAACATGTTTAAATAAGACTTTCAAAGAAATGGTTCATTTTCttccattaagaaaaatatacatcaattattaaaatacttttagaatCTGGAAACATGTACCTACAAACTATATTGTGGGATTTTCTTTATCTAACTCTGATCTTACAAGATAAATATCATGTAGATTTCAAAAACGCTTACATTTTGGCTAATAACGTTCATTTCCATACTTCTTCAATTCAATCCAAAGGAAAAAaggttgaaattttgttgactagtgTTAATATTAATTCCACATAACTAActaagaaacataaaaagtGTTAGTTGTTCAACCatagaatatgtatattatctatCTA includes:
- the LOC121114855 gene encoding echinoderm microtubule-associated protein-like 2 isoform X12, with protein sequence MFVDDEDVVVRSATMPILSQIGSTTDTLCPLSDIIEASRMFESASESVGDEEKEDLEQSSSPLKDVNDCWNDMVEHENERLRDRVSDLEKRVHDQNDEITCLRATLADALRRINSLESDKGHVQVMSTSHPGVRLRRDENYNNSSSININSSITNGRSSGSLSGLRRPLSVSGAQYEFSPGGPRSSGSSMSHHESVNRRSALYQSTGSLHSDGHSSNSMSPAPSPSPTHNQIRSKNNNNNNINVKQFSTPSQRPHQSLIPQDVHHMSTHNHISNHNNNRSSSLSGSMTNLTNSKKWNSTSDFRDHSPGPNNVQRRMPSGSLLSLRSPFGSQQNLDRSHRHGTKDAVYNPDEGSVSMYVRGRPTQLFVPSSYSEYYSLSKVSPAPPQKLKLEWVYGYRGRDARSNLYLLPTGEMIYFVAAVVVLYNSEEQTQRHYLGHTEDVKCLAVHPNKLVIATGQSSGHDRRDGRPHVRVWNSVSMLTIHILGLGDFEKSICCVSFSKADGGNLLLAVEETSDHTISLWDWQRSDRGSKITETKCSNETVVAAEFHPLEGGSIVTCGKGHVNFWQLDSTGFTLSRKTGLFDQRDKPKYVTCLAFSYTGDLLTGDSNGNISVWGRGYNAVTKALRKVHNGPIFSICVLKDGSIVTGGGKDRRIVEFDSLYRRTGMEAELPEHMGSIRTISQGKGSQLLVGSTRNSILQGTFELSFHEIVTGHVDEIWALAVHPQQSQFLTADYESRIHLWDSLSHTSIWSSDTGEQAQSACFSNDGEVLLVGMVCGKWMVIDSRTREVYGLYQDGSEAIQTVRFSPDGKLLALGSRDNVIYVYQVSDDYKKYNRLGRCMGDSRRRKTASSGALNMLGHSHFLTHLDWSADSTYIQSNSGDHELLYWNANLCRQISNPGDMRDTEWATQTCILSFNTIGVWPESIDGTDLVSASRSHNKKLLVTGDDVGKIKTFAYPVTQPKSLCHVNGGHSSQVTRLEFLSDDSRLISCGGRDTAIMQWIVSSH
- the LOC121114855 gene encoding echinoderm microtubule-associated protein-like 2 isoform X13 — protein: MFVDDEDVVVRSATMPILSQIGSTTDTLCPLSDIIEASRMFESASESVGDEEKEDLEQSSSPLKDVNDCWNDMVEHENERLRDRVSDLEKRVHDQNDEITCLRATLADALRRINSLESDKGHVQVMSTSHPGVRLRRDENYNNSSSININSSITNGRSSGSLSGLRRPLSVSGAQYEFSPGGPRSSGSSMSHHESVNRSALYQSTGSLHSDGHSSNSMSPAPSPSPTHNQIRSKNNNNNNINVKQFSTPSQRPHQSLIPQDVHHMSTHNHISNHNNNRSSSLSGSMTNLTNSKKWNSTSDFRDHSPGPNNVQRRMPSGSLLSLRSPFGSQQNLDRSHRHGTKDAVYNPDEGSVSMYVRGRPTQLFVPSSYSEYYSLSKVSPAPPQKLKLEWVYGYRGRDARSNLYLLPTGEMIYFVAAVVVLYNSEEQTQRHYLGHTEDVKCLAVHPNKLVIATGQSSGHDRRDGRPHVRVWNSVSMLTIHILGLGDFEKSICCVSFSKADGGNLLLAVEETSDHTISLWDWQRSDRGSKITETKCSNETVVAAEFHPLEGGSIVTCGKGHVNFWQLDSTGFTLSRKTGLFDQRDKPKYVTCLAFSYTGDLLTGDSNGNISVWGRGYNAVTKALRKVHNGPIFSICVLKDGSIVTGGGKDRRIVEFDSLYRRTGMEAELPEHMGSIRTISQGKGSQLLVGSTRNSILQGTFELSFHEIVTGHVDEIWALAVHPQQSQFLTADYESRIHLWDSLSHTSIWSSDTGEQAQSACFSNDGEVLLVGMVCGKWMVIDSRTREVYGLYQDGSEAIQTVRFSPDGKLLALGSRDNVIYVYQVSDDYKKYNRLGRCMGDSRRRKTASSGALNMLGHSHFLTHLDWSADSTYIQSNSGDHELLYWNANLCRQISNPGDMRDTEWATQTCILSFNTIGVWPESIDGTDLVSASRSHNKKLLVTGDDVGKIKTFAYPVTQPKSLCHVNGGHSSQVTRLEFLSDDSRLISCGGRDTAIMQWIVSSH
- the LOC121114855 gene encoding echinoderm microtubule-associated protein-like 2 isoform X7, with the translated sequence MVNSFHSGTRNIVTLRNRNRSGFNKLNVDINHLALSPRNSKSFESVLKHSESTPVSPRRVGFADEIRFDFSEQCKSHPTSPSTEDYPRPILRVPLDRRLTEPLTISHANPDEREFQKEGSPPGDSLVQLYVPPSTSSSDINPEFIALEPLRGISERKIPPPLVDCWSRSQSFPPPGSPSHPRPRSPIRKASLPEEADKKDIKKEDDMVEHENERLRDRVSDLEKRVHDQNDEITCLRATLADALRRINSLESDKGHVQVMSTSHPGVRLRRDENYNNSSSININSSITNGRSSGSLSGLRRPLSVSGAQYEFSPGGPRSSGSSMSHHESVNRRSALYQSTGSLHSDGHSSNSMSPAPSPSPTHNQIRSKNNNNNNINVKQFSTPSQRPHQSLIPQDVHHMSTHNHISNHNNNRSSSLSGSMTNLTNSKKWNSTSDFRDHSPGPNNVQRRMPSGSLLSLRSPFGSQQNLDRSHRHGTKDAVYNPDEGSVSMYVRGRPTQLFVPSSYSEYYSLSKVSPAPPQKLKLEWVYGYRGRDARSNLYLLPTGEMIYFVAAVVVLYNSEEQTQRHYLGHTEDVKCLAVHPNKLVIATGQSSGHDRRDGRPHVRVWNSVSMLTIHILGLGDFEKSICCVSFSKADGGNLLLAVEETSDHTISLWDWQRSDRGSKITETKCSNETVVAAEFHPLEGGSIVTCGKGHVNFWQLDSTGFTLSRKTGLFDQRDKPKYVTCLAFSYTGDLLTGDSNGNISVWGRGYNAVTKALRKVHNGPIFSICVLKDGSIVTGGGKDRRIVEFDSLYRRTGMEAELPEHMGSIRTISQGKGSQLLVGSTRNSILQGTFELSFHEIVTGHVDEIWALAVHPQQSQFLTADYESRIHLWDSLSHTSIWSSDTGEQAQSACFSNDGEVLLVGMVCGKWMVIDSRTREVYGLYQDGSEAIQTVRFSPDGKLLALGSRDNVIYVYQVSDDYKKYNRLGRCMGDSRRRKTASSGALNMLGHSHFLTHLDWSADSTYIQSNSGDHELLYWNANLCRQISNPGDMRDTEWATQTCILSFNTIGVWPESIDGTDLVSASRSHNKKLLVTGDDVGKIKTFAYPVTQPKSLCHVNGGHSSQVTRLEFLSDDSRLISCGGRDTAIMQWIVSSH